In Paenibacillus kyungheensis, the following are encoded in one genomic region:
- a CDS encoding right-handed parallel beta-helix repeat-containing protein yields MTTTTKWVAWILSLSLIITLLPTGQTSYAATTPMLSSGSTVATNVNVYVDPTGNDVTGTGTKLAPFKTLFKARSTIRAYKGNLPAGGVTVWVKGGTYNLATTFDLNAQDSGTPDKPVIYRTYPGETVTLTTGKGIDPTSWQPLSADAAARVNPAVQPSKLRELDVASLNIQNIAGFSGGTTFTEQWGIVDLIVDGIRQPISQWPNEDQSIAANRAGWVTMNGSADSKSFYYGEGGTPENGISDDEVNADGTNRIQRWKASMAKGHDLYLKGFWRTAWSPVTSKVGAIYPDDNIISLYDIPSGGMGDKFSKTVVTNTLKSSTVSMDVYRPNLMASSVQADVYAPVVSTPSTPMFNVTSSVYGLTDDPFIPDTSVSYRVGTGKEEWKAINYLDEIDVPGEWALDFKDGKIYYYPTGDITKQIITLSDNKASIIKMSDASYIQWLGFTVEGGMGNGIEMQRSHHMKIAGNTICYVTGTGIVDYYGNNNLIQSNDVYEIGAAGISMGYSGDRTNLVSGNSRITNNHIFNIGTLVSLEGIVIRESVGTKIDHNLIHDTPKAAVKYTSDNNLLFEYNEIHNTSLVESDSGAFYTPQDWTSYGNVLRYNFIHHNKRSHGFYFDDGDSGDVVSKNIIQQSQIAFIMGGGHDNLAQNNLIIASRAAGQIDDRGITRGYTATGAYAQNLISKNPTSGAWLQYGKDLKATYGYTTNLWADILNPDWHPEYPNGSSISDNVFVQTGAVTTPKKGSFTVANNVILNTIADAQFYNANTMDYRTNNASILSKFTDLNTVFPQIGLSQDEYRVQVISRSASGGMSNH; encoded by the coding sequence ATGACAACAACTACGAAATGGGTAGCATGGATATTATCTCTCAGTCTTATCATTACTCTTCTACCAACAGGGCAAACCAGTTATGCTGCAACAACTCCTATGCTTAGTAGCGGAAGTACAGTTGCAACTAACGTGAACGTATATGTCGATCCAACTGGAAATGATGTTACAGGTACAGGCACCAAATTAGCACCTTTCAAAACACTATTCAAAGCTAGATCAACAATACGTGCATATAAAGGCAATTTACCTGCTGGCGGTGTTACCGTTTGGGTGAAAGGTGGAACGTACAATTTAGCAACAACGTTCGATCTCAATGCCCAAGATTCAGGCACACCTGACAAGCCAGTCATTTATCGCACCTATCCTGGAGAAACGGTTACGTTAACGACAGGCAAAGGAATTGATCCAACATCATGGCAACCGCTAAGCGCAGATGCAGCAGCACGTGTGAATCCTGCGGTTCAACCAAGTAAACTACGCGAGCTCGATGTAGCTTCGCTCAATATACAGAATATTGCTGGTTTTTCAGGCGGCACAACATTTACAGAGCAATGGGGTATTGTTGATCTGATCGTGGATGGTATTAGACAACCGATCTCTCAATGGCCTAACGAAGATCAAAGTATTGCAGCAAATCGTGCAGGTTGGGTGACAATGAACGGTTCCGCAGATTCCAAATCTTTTTATTACGGTGAAGGCGGTACACCAGAAAATGGAATCTCAGATGATGAGGTTAACGCAGATGGTACTAATCGTATCCAACGCTGGAAAGCTTCAATGGCTAAAGGACATGACCTTTATCTTAAAGGATTTTGGAGAACAGCTTGGAGCCCTGTCACTAGCAAAGTAGGCGCTATTTATCCAGATGATAATATTATCTCTCTATACGATATTCCAAGTGGCGGTATGGGCGATAAATTTAGCAAAACAGTCGTAACCAATACATTAAAAAGTTCAACTGTAAGTATGGATGTCTATCGACCTAATCTAATGGCTTCTTCTGTACAAGCAGATGTGTATGCACCGGTCGTGTCTACTCCAAGTACTCCGATGTTCAATGTAACTTCCAGTGTGTACGGATTAACTGATGATCCTTTTATTCCAGATACAAGTGTTAGTTATCGAGTCGGTACAGGCAAAGAAGAATGGAAAGCAATTAACTATTTAGATGAAATCGATGTTCCTGGTGAATGGGCACTAGATTTTAAAGATGGCAAAATTTATTACTATCCTACAGGTGATATTACTAAACAAATCATTACTTTATCTGATAACAAAGCATCGATTATCAAAATGAGTGATGCTTCTTATATTCAATGGCTTGGATTTACAGTTGAAGGCGGTATGGGAAACGGGATCGAAATGCAGCGTTCTCATCATATGAAGATTGCTGGAAATACAATCTGTTATGTCACAGGTACAGGGATTGTCGATTACTATGGCAATAACAATCTGATTCAAAGTAATGATGTCTATGAAATTGGAGCCGCAGGAATCTCGATGGGATACTCTGGCGACCGTACTAATCTGGTATCAGGTAATTCCAGAATCACAAATAACCATATTTTCAATATCGGAACGTTGGTTAGTCTGGAAGGTATCGTTATCCGTGAATCAGTCGGTACTAAGATTGATCATAACTTGATCCATGATACACCGAAGGCGGCAGTTAAGTATACTTCAGATAACAACCTTTTGTTTGAGTATAATGAAATCCACAATACGTCTTTAGTAGAAAGCGATTCAGGTGCTTTTTATACACCACAGGACTGGACTTCTTATGGAAATGTTCTTCGCTATAACTTTATTCATCATAACAAACGCTCGCATGGATTTTATTTTGATGATGGAGATAGCGGTGATGTGGTGAGCAAAAATATTATCCAACAATCTCAGATCGCTTTTATTATGGGCGGTGGACACGATAATCTGGCACAAAACAATCTGATTATTGCTTCCAGAGCAGCAGGACAGATTGATGATCGCGGAATTACACGTGGCTATACGGCTACAGGCGCTTATGCTCAGAATCTGATTAGCAAAAATCCAACTTCTGGCGCATGGCTACAATACGGCAAAGACCTAAAAGCGACGTATGGTTATACCACCAATCTATGGGCAGATATTCTTAACCCTGACTGGCATCCTGAATATCCAAATGGTTCTTCGATCTCAGATAATGTATTTGTTCAGACAGGTGCAGTGACTACACCCAAAAAAGGATCTTTTACAGTCGCTAATAATGTGATTCTAAATACTATTGCTGATGCTCAATTTTATAATGCTAACACGATGGATTATCGTACCAATAATGCAAGTATTCTTAGCAAATTCACTGATTTAAATACGGTTTTCCCACAGATCGGATTATCTCAAGATGAATACAGAGTGCAAGTAATTTCTAGATCAGCTTCAGGCGGAATGAGTAATCATTAA
- a CDS encoding right-handed parallel beta-helix repeat-containing protein, which translates to MFRKTPLAMLMVITTLLVSTLLSPDFAFADRTVNGNVVTLSSGATTNTGLNIYVDGSVAASGSGTKDAPFKTILEARNAIRAKKGVLPVGGITVWVKGGTYKFTSTLDLNASDSGAPGKSIVYRTYPGEKVIISNGTSVDPTLWKPLSSDAQSRVNPKVSASKLVELDVKAMGLTNINSFPGGNSFSDKWGIIDLIVDHERQPISQWPNPGEMAGSKRAGWTTANGSADAKSFYYGENGIPTDGQTDDELNADGTNRSERWASSVNAGHALYLQGFWRTVWSPVTSKVQSIDNGEGSISLLDTPSGGMGSKWSKDIANSNPVYRTGDGTEEWRAVNYLDEIDVPGEWALDFKDGKVYYYPDGDIKTKDVEIADNATPIIKMYATSYLQLLGFQLEDSMSNGIEMQKTNHITIAGNTILNVSGGGIVDYYGSYNLIKSNDIYDTGEFGISLGYAGDRTTTFTKSNTRVTNNHIHHTGLLAHLAGIIVRDSNNVWIDHNLIHDVPKDGIRYVSSTNLTFEFNEIHNTALVESDTGAFYTAQDWTSYGNDLRYNFIHNNVRANGFYVDGGDAGDNFYNNIIQGSDRAFQFNGHHNIGRNNVVVASSKVQIENRSDVLTTDVVANAIMTKSYGVGSSFADGLRSKNPASGAWASFANELKTRYGYTDNLWTDMLNANWHPEYSNGSKLVDNALVQVNSVIKPKLGNITIEKNNIIPKVTDANFFNYSQMDLRTNNRQILDKFPNLNSIFPQIGLQQDMYRIRVVTRAETGGFTNH; encoded by the coding sequence ATGTTTAGAAAGACGCCGTTAGCGATGTTAATGGTGATAACTACACTACTTGTTAGTACTTTGTTGTCACCTGATTTCGCTTTTGCAGATCGCACAGTCAATGGAAATGTTGTGACCTTGAGTAGTGGAGCCACTACCAATACAGGTCTTAATATCTACGTAGATGGTTCAGTAGCTGCTTCAGGATCAGGTACTAAAGATGCTCCATTCAAAACGATACTTGAAGCTAGAAATGCTATTCGTGCCAAAAAAGGAGTTTTACCCGTTGGAGGAATTACAGTATGGGTCAAGGGCGGCACATACAAATTCACTTCTACACTCGATCTGAATGCTTCCGATTCTGGAGCACCTGGTAAATCGATCGTCTATCGTACGTATCCTGGAGAGAAAGTTATTATTTCTAACGGTACATCTGTTGATCCTACTCTCTGGAAACCATTAAGCAGTGACGCACAATCAAGAGTAAATCCAAAAGTAAGTGCAAGCAAATTAGTTGAGCTTGATGTGAAAGCTATGGGACTTACGAATATTAACAGCTTCCCTGGTGGCAATTCTTTTTCCGATAAATGGGGCATTATTGATCTAATTGTTGATCATGAACGTCAACCGATCTCACAATGGCCGAACCCGGGTGAAATGGCTGGTTCCAAACGTGCAGGCTGGACAACAGCTAACGGTTCTGCTGACGCTAAATCTTTTTATTACGGTGAAAATGGTATTCCTACAGATGGACAAACTGATGATGAATTAAATGCAGACGGAACCAACCGTTCTGAACGTTGGGCATCTTCAGTCAATGCAGGACATGCTCTTTATCTTCAAGGCTTCTGGAGAACAGTATGGAGCCCGGTAACAAGCAAAGTACAAAGTATTGATAATGGAGAAGGAAGTATCTCTTTACTGGACACACCTTCAGGTGGTATGGGTTCCAAATGGAGTAAAGATATTGCGAACTCTAATCCAGTGTACCGTACAGGAGATGGAACCGAAGAATGGCGTGCGGTTAACTATCTAGATGAAATTGATGTTCCCGGTGAATGGGCGCTTGATTTCAAAGATGGTAAAGTATACTACTATCCAGATGGCGATATCAAAACAAAAGATGTAGAGATTGCTGATAATGCGACACCGATCATCAAAATGTATGCTACTTCTTATCTTCAATTACTAGGCTTCCAATTAGAAGATAGTATGAGCAACGGTATCGAAATGCAAAAAACAAATCATATTACAATAGCTGGTAATACGATTTTGAATGTAAGTGGTGGCGGGATTGTAGATTACTATGGTAGTTACAATCTAATTAAAAGTAATGATATTTATGATACAGGTGAATTTGGAATTAGCTTAGGTTATGCCGGTGACCGAACAACTACATTTACCAAATCCAATACACGTGTTACCAATAACCATATTCATCATACCGGTCTACTCGCGCATCTTGCTGGTATTATCGTACGGGATTCTAACAATGTATGGATAGATCATAATCTAATCCATGATGTTCCCAAAGACGGTATCCGTTATGTAAGCAGTACAAACTTAACGTTTGAATTTAATGAAATTCATAATACCGCATTAGTAGAAAGTGATACAGGTGCTTTCTATACTGCACAAGACTGGACTTCATATGGTAACGATCTTCGTTATAACTTTATTCATAACAATGTACGTGCTAACGGATTTTATGTCGATGGTGGCGATGCAGGCGATAACTTCTATAACAATATTATTCAAGGTTCTGATCGTGCATTCCAATTTAACGGTCATCACAATATCGGTCGTAACAATGTGGTTGTTGCTTCTTCCAAAGTACAGATTGAGAACCGTAGCGATGTGCTTACAACCGATGTAGTGGCTAATGCGATTATGACCAAAAGCTATGGTGTAGGTAGTAGCTTTGCTGATGGATTGCGTTCCAAAAATCCTGCGTCTGGTGCTTGGGCAAGCTTTGCAAATGAACTCAAAACACGTTATGGCTATACCGATAACTTATGGACCGATATGCTCAATGCTAACTGGCATCCAGAATACTCTAATGGTTCTAAATTAGTCGATAATGCACTAGTTCAAGTAAATAGTGTGATCAAACCCAAACTAGGCAATATTACGATTGAAAAAAATAATATTATTCCTAAAGTAACTGATGCTAACTTCTTCAATTACAGTCAAATGGACTTACGTACAAACAACAGACAAATTCTTGATAAATTCCCGAACTTGAATAGCATTTTCCCTCAAATCGGATTGCAACAAGATATGTATCGTATTCGTGTCGTAACTCGTGCTGAGACAGGCGGATTCACCAATCACTAA
- a CDS encoding SDR family oxidoreductase yields the protein MLGKKTIFITGAGSGLGKGAALGLAKKGHKVIASVEIIPQVTELREEAKAQGLDIEVIKLDVNKPLDRIQLEKYDFDVYVANAGIGEGGPLAEIPVDNIRQIFDTNVFNSLEMVQIVARQFVAKKKGKIIFVSSIAGLSVTPYLGAYCASKHAVEAMAQALKEELKEFGIQVATINPGPYKTGFNDNMFEQKEKWYDEKTNFTKRSDLAKGEKMLAQQFDPQDMIDKMVEVIDAKHHPFRNVYPEPSEQQVKEYQAKLWEETV from the coding sequence ATGCTAGGTAAAAAAACAATTTTTATTACAGGTGCAGGTAGCGGACTTGGTAAAGGTGCTGCTCTAGGACTTGCCAAAAAAGGACATAAAGTTATTGCTTCTGTTGAAATTATTCCACAAGTGACTGAACTTCGAGAAGAAGCGAAAGCGCAAGGACTCGATATTGAAGTCATCAAATTAGATGTCAATAAACCACTTGACCGTATTCAATTGGAAAAATATGATTTTGATGTATATGTAGCAAATGCAGGGATTGGTGAAGGTGGCCCACTGGCTGAGATTCCAGTTGATAATATCCGCCAAATTTTTGATACCAATGTATTTAATTCGTTAGAAATGGTACAGATTGTCGCACGCCAATTTGTCGCTAAAAAGAAAGGTAAAATTATCTTTGTCAGCTCTATCGCTGGACTTAGCGTAACTCCTTATCTGGGTGCATACTGTGCTTCCAAACATGCTGTAGAAGCTATGGCACAAGCACTTAAAGAAGAACTGAAAGAGTTCGGTATTCAAGTCGCTACAATTAATCCTGGTCCATACAAAACAGGATTTAACGATAATATGTTTGAGCAAAAAGAAAAATGGTATGACGAGAAAACGAACTTTACCAAACGTTCTGATCTGGCAAAAGGCGAAAAAATGCTAGCTCAACAATTCGATCCACAAGACATGATCGACAAAATGGTAGAAGTGATCGATGCGAAGCACCATCCTTTCCGCAACGTATATCCTGAGCCATCTGAACAACAAGTAAAAGAATATCAAGCTAAACTTTGGGAAGAAACAGTCTAA
- a CDS encoding SDR family oxidoreductase encodes MNRVTHSSRKVALVVGANGVIGSNLIDHLSTLPNWEIIGLSRRGGVSTDRVTYVSVDLFQRDQIDQALQSFPTITHIFYAAYQDRPTWAELVEPNLNMLIHIVESVETISPTLQHVSLMQGYKVYGAHLGAFKTPARESDASPMPPEFNMAQQNYLMQQQQGKSWTWSALRPSVVCGFAVGNPMNLAMVIAIYATISKELQLPLRFPGKRGAYHSILEMTDAGLLAKATVWAATTPACANQAFNINNGDLFRWEELWPTIATYFEMETAPPLSMSLDTMMKDKEALWNDIVTKYGLTAYTYADVSSWAFGDFVFSWDYDFFADGSKARRFGFHEYVDTEKMFIAIFEDFRKRNIIA; translated from the coding sequence ATGAATAGAGTAACCCATTCTTCTCGTAAAGTAGCGTTAGTTGTAGGGGCAAATGGAGTGATTGGTAGTAATCTGATTGATCATTTATCGACATTACCGAATTGGGAGATTATCGGGTTATCCCGTCGTGGCGGTGTATCTACAGATCGTGTTACTTATGTATCGGTAGACCTTTTTCAACGTGATCAAATAGATCAAGCCTTACAATCATTTCCTACGATCACTCATATTTTTTATGCGGCATATCAAGATCGTCCCACATGGGCAGAATTGGTAGAACCTAATCTGAATATGCTAATCCATATCGTAGAAAGTGTAGAGACTATTTCCCCTACGCTTCAACATGTAAGTCTGATGCAAGGTTACAAAGTCTACGGTGCTCATCTAGGCGCATTCAAAACACCTGCACGTGAATCTGATGCAAGTCCGATGCCACCTGAATTTAATATGGCTCAGCAGAACTATCTTATGCAACAACAGCAAGGGAAAAGCTGGACATGGTCTGCGCTCCGTCCTTCTGTCGTGTGTGGATTTGCTGTAGGTAATCCTATGAATCTAGCGATGGTGATTGCGATCTATGCCACTATTTCCAAAGAACTTCAATTGCCTTTGCGATTTCCGGGTAAGCGTGGAGCCTATCACAGTATTCTCGAAATGACAGATGCCGGATTACTCGCCAAAGCTACAGTCTGGGCAGCGACTACTCCTGCTTGTGCGAATCAGGCTTTTAATATTAACAATGGTGATTTGTTCCGCTGGGAAGAGTTGTGGCCTACCATCGCTACGTATTTTGAGATGGAGACAGCTCCACCTTTATCCATGAGTCTGGATACGATGATGAAAGACAAAGAAGCTTTGTGGAACGATATCGTTACCAAATATGGATTAACTGCTTATACGTATGCAGATGTATCTTCGTGGGCGTTTGGTGATTTTGTATTTTCGTGGGATTATGACTTTTTTGCTGACGGAAGCAAAGCACGTCGATTCGGATTTCATGAATATGTAGATACAGAAAAGATGTTTATCGCTATTTTTGAAGATTTTCGCAAACGTAATATTATTGCCTGA
- a CDS encoding winged helix-turn-helix transcriptional regulator: MKDEEKVYNTAVEVTLEVIGGKWKPVILFHLTFGKKRTSELKKLIPTITQKMLTQQLRELEEAGTVLRTSYNVVPPKVEYELTEYGTTLTELLHMMCKWGEVHLHRQYGDQARIVESPSQVI; encoded by the coding sequence ATGAAAGACGAAGAAAAAGTCTATAATACAGCAGTTGAAGTCACATTAGAAGTAATCGGTGGCAAATGGAAACCTGTGATTTTATTTCATCTGACGTTTGGTAAAAAACGAACTAGCGAACTGAAAAAGTTAATCCCAACGATTACTCAAAAAATGTTAACCCAGCAGTTACGTGAACTGGAAGAAGCAGGGACAGTATTGCGAACGTCTTACAATGTAGTGCCTCCCAAAGTAGAGTATGAATTAACCGAGTATGGAACAACTCTCACCGAGTTACTTCATATGATGTGTAAATGGGGAGAAGTTCATCTACATAGACAGTATGGCGATCAAGCTCGTATTGTAGAGTCTCCTTCTCAAGTGATATAA
- a CDS encoding right-handed parallel beta-helix repeat-containing protein → MKASSSRIILLGLVLFALLAGVLYYSLHTKKEAYPLSSGAVKESGVNIYIAKTGNDQTGNGSKTKPYATLQQAQKTIRAYKGKLPQGGITVWVKQGNYLMDSSFQLDKKDSGTAASPITYRTYTGEQVTLSTGKPVTDWQPLSQEAQARVHPKIDPKQLVELDVRKLGMKHINGFAGGTSFTEQWGILNLFANNQMQPISRWPNTTEVAGGQRAGWAIAQSVYNAQSFYYQKPGSSSTNILDEDGTNRSKRWQNAIQNGHSIYLQGFWRTLWSPASIQISQIDPAQKTIKLLDTPQGGMGSKFSAMVAPSALSKTTNEQNDNSSTPSTYRVGDGSEEFRALNLLEEIDTPGEWALDFKDGKIYYYPPSDIHKLQTVIGDQDTPIVTMDGTSYVQFKGFTLQNNMGNGFEMKRSHHITIAGNNIRNVNGGILDVDGHHNMFRSNNIYDTASFGISLNSAGDRATLSSANTRITNNHIHHIGKLIHLEAIIIRDSVGVRVDHNLLHDVPKDAVRYVFSNKLLLEYNEVHNTSLIEGDTGAFYTAQDWSSYGNVLRYNFIHHNKRSNGFYADGGSSGNTYEYNIIQDTSRAFLFENGHHNLAMNNLLINVQSLEINDRSNQLNYGLGSDNANRLRELQPLTGTWKKYGEQLAKKYGLKGNLWSSVLNDKWNPQYPNGSKLNHNVIVGAGGQIKLPKKGDVAAVGNTTLSSTSDAGFYNLATLDLRTKNAKILEKFPDLNTVFPTIGLYKDEYRTKAFNRADSDGLSDHQSTS, encoded by the coding sequence TTGAAAGCATCAAGTTCGCGGATCATCCTTTTGGGATTGGTATTATTCGCTTTATTGGCAGGAGTATTATACTACAGTCTTCATACTAAAAAAGAAGCATATCCGTTAAGTAGTGGAGCTGTAAAGGAGTCTGGAGTGAATATCTATATCGCCAAAACAGGTAATGATCAGACTGGAAATGGTAGTAAAACCAAGCCTTATGCTACATTGCAACAAGCTCAGAAAACGATTCGTGCCTACAAAGGTAAACTTCCTCAAGGAGGCATAACGGTCTGGGTGAAGCAAGGGAATTATCTCATGGATTCTAGCTTTCAACTGGATAAAAAAGATTCAGGTACAGCCGCTTCTCCAATTACATATCGTACTTATACAGGAGAACAAGTTACGCTTTCTACAGGCAAGCCAGTAACGGATTGGCAACCACTCAGTCAGGAAGCTCAAGCTAGAGTTCATCCCAAGATTGATCCCAAGCAGCTAGTAGAATTGGATGTACGCAAATTAGGAATGAAGCATATCAATGGCTTTGCAGGCGGCACTTCATTTACAGAACAATGGGGCATTTTGAATTTATTTGCCAACAATCAAATGCAACCTATTTCCCGTTGGCCGAATACAACAGAAGTAGCCGGCGGACAACGAGCAGGCTGGGCAATCGCTCAAAGTGTCTATAATGCTCAATCTTTTTATTATCAAAAACCAGGTTCTTCAAGCACTAATATTTTAGATGAAGATGGAACCAATCGTTCTAAGCGCTGGCAGAATGCGATCCAAAACGGTCATTCTATCTATTTACAAGGTTTCTGGCGTACCCTTTGGAGTCCAGCCAGTATTCAGATCAGTCAAATCGATCCAGCTCAAAAAACGATTAAACTTCTCGATACACCACAAGGTGGAATGGGTTCTAAATTCAGTGCGATGGTTGCTCCTTCTGCTCTATCAAAAACAACCAATGAGCAAAATGACAACAGCAGTACACCTTCTACGTATCGTGTTGGTGATGGTTCTGAAGAATTCCGAGCCCTTAATCTGCTAGAAGAAATCGATACACCTGGAGAATGGGCTTTGGATTTTAAAGATGGCAAAATCTATTACTATCCTCCTTCGGATATTCATAAATTGCAGACAGTAATCGGTGATCAAGATACACCTATCGTTACTATGGATGGTACCTCTTATGTACAATTTAAAGGATTCACATTACAGAATAATATGGGCAATGGCTTTGAAATGAAAAGAAGTCATCATATTACGATTGCAGGCAACAATATTCGCAATGTAAATGGTGGAATATTAGATGTAGATGGTCATCATAATATGTTCCGTAGTAACAATATTTATGATACGGCAAGTTTTGGGATTAGTCTGAATAGTGCAGGAGATCGCGCTACATTATCGTCTGCCAATACGCGAATTACCAATAATCATATTCATCATATCGGCAAGCTGATCCATCTGGAAGCGATTATTATTCGTGATTCAGTCGGTGTACGGGTCGATCATAATTTACTGCATGATGTTCCCAAAGATGCAGTTCGCTATGTATTTAGCAATAAGCTGTTGCTTGAATACAATGAAGTGCATAATACATCACTGATCGAAGGCGATACCGGTGCTTTCTATACCGCTCAAGACTGGTCTTCGTATGGAAATGTATTACGTTATAACTTTATTCATCATAATAAACGCTCAAATGGTTTTTATGCGGATGGGGGTAGCAGTGGTAATACGTATGAATACAATATTATTCAAGATACATCACGCGCCTTTTTATTCGAAAATGGACATCATAATCTAGCGATGAACAATTTATTAATTAATGTACAATCTCTTGAAATTAACGATCGTTCTAATCAGTTAAATTATGGATTAGGTAGCGATAATGCCAATCGTCTGCGAGAGCTTCAACCATTGACAGGCACCTGGAAAAAATACGGTGAACAACTTGCTAAAAAATACGGCTTAAAAGGCAATCTATGGAGCAGTGTATTAAATGATAAATGGAATCCTCAATATCCCAATGGCAGTAAGCTTAATCATAATGTGATTGTAGGTGCTGGTGGACAAATCAAATTGCCGAAAAAAGGTGATGTAGCAGCAGTAGGTAATACGACACTAAGTAGTACCTCAGATGCAGGATTTTATAATCTAGCTACCCTTGATTTGCGCACCAAAAATGCCAAAATATTAGAGAAGTTTCCTGACTTGAATACTGTTTTCCCAACGATTGGATTGTACAAAGATGAATACCGTACTAAAGCCTTTAATCGTGCAGATTCAGACGGTCTTTCTGACCATCAATCTACTTCTTAA